The Geobacter sp. AOG2 genome includes a window with the following:
- a CDS encoding hydrogenase maturation protease → MVVIGLGSPFLTDDSVGPRVVRELAREEYPGVRFVEAHAGGLLLLEELSGTRGAIIIDALLDEGLSPGEVVVSGIEGASHNAACSHDCGLTEALDIGRTMGMPLPDDTDISLVAVVAKDVTTFSEALTPEVETAVQRACTAVRSILARRHAGSPAEAP, encoded by the coding sequence ATGGTGGTCATCGGCCTGGGATCACCGTTTCTCACCGATGACAGTGTCGGGCCCCGGGTCGTCCGCGAACTTGCCAGAGAGGAGTATCCCGGCGTCCGTTTCGTGGAGGCTCATGCGGGCGGTCTACTGCTGTTGGAGGAGTTGTCCGGTACACGAGGGGCCATCATCATCGACGCGTTGCTCGACGAGGGCCTCTCTCCGGGCGAGGTGGTCGTGAGCGGCATCGAAGGTGCTTCGCACAACGCGGCCTGTAGCCATGATTGCGGTCTCACCGAGGCGCTCGATATCGGTCGCACCATGGGGATGCCGCTCCCCGACGACACGGACATAAGCCTGGTTGCCGTGGTCGCCAAGGATGTCACAACTTTCAGCGAAGCTCTTACTCCCGAGGTCGAGACTGCGGTACAGCGGGCCTGCACCGCAGTCCGCTCCATCCTCGCCCGGAGACATGCGGGTTCACCCGCGGAGGCACCATGA
- a CDS encoding Ni/Fe hydrogenase subunit alpha encodes MNQRITIDPITRLEGHGRIEIFLDDAGEVVSAYFQVPELRGFESFCVGRQSEEMPNITNRICGVCPEAHHIAAAKALDEMFGAPCLPAAVRIRELIYSAFFVTDHTTHFYCLGGPDFIVGPDAPKEERNILGVIRKVGLDAGKEVIACRARNHGLIKKLGGRGVHLCGALPGGWSVAVTPEIAEEARQIARQNIEFALFSLETFHQIVLGNEAYRDLVMGDLYAHQTYSMGTVDADNAPNFYDGTIRVVDPAGNELTRYRPQKYLDHIAEHVEPWSYVKFPYLKKIGWKGFVDGPESGVYQATPLARLNVADRMATPRAQAEFERFFDAFGCRGTGPGGRNRPVHHRLATHWARLVELLYAAERMQELADHPELCDPNVRQIVSYRAGVGIGSVEAPRGTLTHHYSCDERGILTSVNLVVGTTNNNAPIGMSIAKAAKGLIHNGVVNDGILNRVEMAFRLYDPCCSCATHAIGTAPLEITIRRAGVGTILDRISRGC; translated from the coding sequence ATGAACCAGCGCATCACCATTGACCCCATCACCCGCCTGGAGGGACATGGCAGGATCGAGATCTTTCTTGACGACGCCGGCGAGGTTGTTTCAGCCTATTTTCAGGTTCCCGAACTGCGCGGCTTCGAGTCCTTCTGCGTCGGCCGACAATCTGAGGAGATGCCCAACATCACCAACCGCATCTGCGGGGTATGTCCCGAAGCGCACCACATTGCCGCAGCCAAGGCTCTTGACGAGATGTTCGGAGCCCCCTGCCTCCCCGCAGCGGTCCGAATCCGCGAGCTAATCTACAGCGCGTTTTTCGTCACCGACCATACCACCCATTTCTACTGCCTCGGCGGGCCCGATTTCATCGTTGGGCCCGACGCTCCCAAGGAAGAGCGAAATATCCTCGGTGTGATTCGCAAAGTCGGCCTGGATGCCGGCAAGGAAGTCATTGCTTGCCGGGCGCGTAATCACGGACTGATCAAAAAGCTTGGCGGCCGGGGCGTTCACCTCTGCGGCGCCTTGCCCGGAGGATGGAGCGTTGCGGTCACCCCGGAGATTGCCGAAGAAGCCCGGCAGATTGCTCGGCAAAACATCGAATTCGCCCTGTTCTCCTTGGAAACCTTCCACCAAATCGTCTTGGGCAACGAGGCCTACCGAGACTTGGTAATGGGTGATCTTTACGCGCACCAAACCTATTCCATGGGTACAGTGGACGCCGATAACGCACCTAACTTCTACGACGGCACCATACGGGTCGTCGACCCGGCCGGCAACGAGCTCACCCGCTACCGGCCCCAGAAGTACCTGGACCATATCGCGGAACATGTGGAGCCCTGGAGTTACGTCAAATTCCCCTACCTGAAGAAGATCGGCTGGAAGGGGTTCGTGGACGGCCCCGAGAGCGGCGTCTACCAGGCAACCCCCCTGGCACGACTTAACGTGGCCGACCGGATGGCAACACCCCGCGCCCAGGCCGAGTTCGAGAGGTTCTTCGATGCCTTCGGCTGCCGCGGCACCGGTCCGGGCGGCCGCAATCGCCCGGTACACCATCGGCTCGCCACCCACTGGGCGCGCCTGGTCGAGCTCCTCTATGCGGCGGAACGGATGCAGGAACTGGCCGACCACCCCGAGCTGTGCGACCCTAATGTTCGGCAGATCGTTTCATATCGCGCCGGTGTCGGCATCGGTTCCGTCGAGGCGCCACGCGGGACCCTTACGCATCATTACAGCTGTGATGAGCGGGGCATCCTTACCAGTGTCAATCTGGTGGTCGGAACGACCAACAACAACGCCCCCATTGGCATGTCCATCGCCAAGGCCGCCAAGGGTCTGATCCACAATGGTGTAGTCAACGACGGCATCCTTAACAGGGTTGAAATGGCCTTCCGTCTTTATGATCCCTGCTGTTCCTGCGCCACCCACGCCATCGGCACCGCACCGTTGGAAATCACGATCCGCCGCGCAGGCGTCGGTACCATTCTCGACCGGATCAGCCGGGGCTGCTGA
- a CDS encoding methyl-accepting chemotaxis protein — MVFTGFAFPPLKWVSGIAAFVAVLLFSQFFSVWVAIVSGLALASIHIYLAPRESLPEESTNEFTSSLSVEQCQPVHTPTVDLAPLKQSMIQVSDQVATTVGIVCEISANMLGDTDTLEASSQRLEELAATGHTMVNQAQQAKSGMADVVSEISVASGGAQQLDEAMRAISTATEQISGMVDVISDIASMTNLLALNAAIEAARAGTAGRGFAVVADEVKRLSENVDASTKDVTAIIKTTNSTVAEGMRVAQTVIQSATKLASRSETVSRSVDSLVMAVAQQSQNLSHVAEKLAKECGSIHDSINSISGAVISTAEAADEACGIADRL; from the coding sequence ATGGTTTTTACCGGTTTCGCCTTTCCCCCCCTCAAATGGGTTTCCGGCATCGCCGCCTTTGTAGCCGTCCTTCTCTTTTCACAATTCTTTTCCGTCTGGGTTGCAATCGTATCCGGTCTGGCACTCGCGAGCATACACATCTATCTCGCCCCACGAGAAAGCCTCCCAGAAGAATCCACCAATGAGTTTACCTCCTCCCTGTCGGTTGAGCAGTGCCAACCGGTACACACCCCGACCGTCGATCTTGCCCCCCTGAAGCAATCCATGATCCAGGTATCAGACCAAGTGGCCACAACGGTCGGCATCGTCTGCGAGATCAGCGCAAACATGCTGGGAGATACCGATACCCTGGAGGCTTCGAGCCAGCGTCTTGAAGAACTCGCCGCCACGGGGCACACCATGGTCAACCAAGCACAGCAGGCCAAGTCCGGTATGGCTGACGTGGTCTCGGAGATATCCGTGGCATCCGGCGGTGCACAGCAGCTCGACGAGGCGATGCGCGCCATTTCCACTGCCACCGAACAGATCTCCGGCATGGTGGATGTGATCAGCGATATTGCCTCCATGACCAACCTTCTGGCGCTCAACGCCGCCATCGAGGCCGCCCGCGCCGGGACGGCGGGACGGGGGTTCGCCGTAGTGGCGGATGAGGTAAAGCGACTTTCTGAGAATGTCGACGCCAGCACGAAAGATGTTACCGCCATCATCAAGACCACTAACAGTACAGTTGCGGAAGGCATGCGGGTCGCCCAGACCGTGATACAAAGTGCGACGAAACTGGCCAGCCGTTCCGAGACCGTTTCCCGGTCGGTGGATTCACTAGTCATGGCAGTGGCGCAGCAATCCCAGAACCTGTCGCATGTTGCCGAAAAACTTGCCAAGGAATGCGGTTCCATACATGATTCGATAAACTCCATCAGCGGGGCCGTTATCTCCACCGCCGAGGCCGCCGATGAGGCCTGCGGCATCGCCGACCGACTCTGA
- a CDS encoding HyaD/HybD family hydrogenase maturation endopeptidase: MKTLIFGAGNLLLSDEGFGVHFIQYLQKHYVFPPEVTLYDGGTLGIMVSHMLEDADQVFLVDVIEAKGEPGDIYRYEKDDFMLGKLPIKMSPHQIGIQEVLALSEIRDRCPEKITLFGIIPASYEAGAELSPLLSGKLPGLAELLVAEIVASGTPVEKCC; encoded by the coding sequence ATGAAAACCCTTATTTTTGGCGCCGGCAACCTGCTCCTCTCCGATGAAGGCTTCGGGGTCCATTTTATCCAGTACCTGCAGAAACACTATGTATTTCCGCCCGAGGTAACCTTGTACGACGGCGGCACGCTCGGTATCATGGTCTCCCACATGCTTGAAGACGCTGACCAGGTGTTCCTGGTGGACGTTATAGAAGCCAAGGGAGAGCCGGGGGATATCTATCGCTACGAGAAAGACGACTTCATGCTGGGCAAGCTGCCGATCAAGATGTCGCCACACCAGATCGGCATCCAAGAGGTACTGGCGCTCTCCGAAATCCGTGACCGCTGTCCCGAAAAGATCACCCTGTTCGGTATCATCCCCGCATCCTATGAGGCCGGTGCCGAGCTTTCGCCACTACTGTCCGGAAAGCTCCCCGGACTGGCCGAACTGCTGGTTGCCGAGATTGTGGCATCCGGGACACCGGTTGAAAAATGTTGTTGA
- a CDS encoding nickel-dependent hydrogenase large subunit yields the protein MARITLDPITRIEGHLRIDVEVNGGSVSNAWSSAQMWRGIETILKDRPPQDAWIYAQRFCGVCTTVHAISSIRSVENALKVDVPLNAQYIRNIIMAQHSVQDHIVHFYHLSALDWVDVVSALKADPKKTAQLAQSISNWPGNSETEFKAVQQKLKSFVETGRLGIFASGYWGHPAMKLPPEANLMAVAHYLKALDYQRKAAQAIAILGGKNPHIQNLCVGGVATAINMENLATLNMEKIAALKALMTETRDFVQQVYYPDMVAIASIYKEWFKYGRGVVNYLAVPELPEDTKNTKFALPGAIINGGDIKKARIITNHQDLDLIANIKENVSHAWYEGNSTLHPWDGETKPNYTDFQDNGKYSWCKAPRLDGKPVQVGPPAQLFAAYAGGNEKVKKLVDASCAKIGVGVNDLHSTMGRLGARAIRAHLMADYSLEYLDKLLENVGKGDKVYANPTEIPKGEYKGVGFHEAPRGTLSHWMVIENRKIKNYQAVVPSTWNASPRDDKGALGPYEASLVGNPVAVADKPLEVLRTIHSFDPCIACAVHTIDPEGKEITNVKVM from the coding sequence ATGGCTCGCATTACCCTTGACCCGATCACCCGCATCGAAGGTCACCTGAGAATCGATGTTGAAGTAAACGGCGGCTCTGTCAGCAACGCTTGGTCGTCCGCCCAGATGTGGCGAGGTATTGAAACCATCCTGAAAGATCGCCCACCTCAGGATGCCTGGATTTACGCCCAGCGTTTCTGCGGCGTCTGCACCACCGTTCACGCTATCTCCTCGATCCGCTCGGTGGAGAACGCCCTGAAGGTGGATGTACCGCTGAACGCCCAGTATATCAGAAACATCATCATGGCCCAGCATTCGGTGCAGGACCATATCGTACATTTCTACCACCTGTCCGCACTGGACTGGGTGGATGTGGTCTCGGCCCTCAAGGCCGACCCCAAGAAGACGGCCCAGTTGGCCCAATCCATCTCCAACTGGCCGGGCAACAGTGAAACCGAATTCAAAGCCGTCCAGCAGAAGCTGAAATCCTTCGTTGAAACAGGTCGCCTCGGCATCTTTGCCTCCGGCTACTGGGGGCACCCAGCGATGAAACTGCCGCCCGAGGCCAACCTCATGGCGGTCGCCCATTACCTCAAGGCCCTGGATTACCAGCGTAAGGCCGCTCAGGCAATTGCCATTCTGGGTGGCAAGAACCCGCACATCCAGAACCTGTGCGTGGGCGGCGTCGCGACCGCCATCAACATGGAAAACCTGGCCACCCTTAACATGGAGAAAATTGCTGCTCTGAAAGCCCTGATGACGGAAACCCGCGATTTTGTCCAGCAGGTTTACTATCCCGACATGGTAGCCATCGCCTCCATCTACAAGGAGTGGTTCAAATACGGCCGCGGCGTGGTAAACTACCTGGCCGTGCCGGAGTTGCCCGAAGATACCAAGAACACGAAGTTCGCCCTGCCGGGCGCCATCATCAACGGCGGCGACATCAAGAAGGCGCGCATCATCACCAACCATCAGGATCTGGACCTGATAGCCAACATCAAGGAAAACGTATCCCACGCTTGGTATGAAGGAAACAGTACCCTGCACCCCTGGGACGGCGAGACCAAGCCCAATTACACCGATTTTCAGGACAACGGCAAATACTCCTGGTGCAAGGCCCCCCGTCTGGACGGCAAACCGGTTCAGGTCGGCCCGCCGGCTCAGCTGTTTGCCGCCTATGCCGGCGGCAACGAGAAAGTCAAAAAGCTTGTGGATGCAAGCTGCGCCAAGATCGGTGTCGGCGTGAACGACCTGCACTCCACCATGGGCCGCCTCGGCGCCCGGGCCATCCGCGCTCACCTGATGGCCGACTACTCCCTGGAGTACCTGGACAAGCTGCTGGAAAACGTGGGTAAAGGCGACAAGGTCTATGCTAATCCCACCGAAATACCCAAAGGCGAATATAAGGGCGTCGGTTTCCACGAAGCACCGCGCGGCACCCTTTCTCACTGGATGGTGATCGAAAACCGCAAGATAAAGAACTACCAGGCGGTTGTCCCCTCGACCTGGAACGCCTCGCCGCGTGACGACAAGGGTGCACTTGGTCCGTATGAAGCCTCGCTGGTAGGCAATCCCGTGGCCGTGGCAGACAAACCGCTTGAGGTGTTGAGGACCATCCACTCCTTCGACCCCTGCATCGCCTGCGCGGTGCATACCATCGACCCGGAGGGGAAAGAGATCACAAACGTTAAGGTAATGTAG
- the hybB gene encoding Ni/Fe-hydrogenase cytochrome b subunit codes for MGHDEYQKHDAKILTPSFIVLLTLTLIGFALILLRFVKGIGAVSNMSDGYPWGIWITYDVATGTAIACGGYAMAILVYIRNRMHYHPMIRSAILTSMFGYGLAGFSVMVDVGRPWNAYNFFVPSKWQANSAMFEVAVCVMAYTTVLIMEFLPAILTTLEKTEWKTLQHLLDRVYSRLGMERPERIGDRLDKVKELAAWARPRLDKILIFIIVLGITLPTMHQSSLGSLLLIASTKLHPLWHTGFLPLLFLINCMYIGYSIAILESVLSCYAFKRPFETKELSGLARIIPWLTVIWLSVVIGDLAWRGQLAKAVSFDFYSRFFLLEFCLIAGGSLLLFSKRRRESIRWLFVSAALIVLGGALYRFNVYLIGFNPGKGWHYFPALAEVMITVGIVAFEILGYQVLVKILPVLPKLHTREQLAEAHQHTVGKKALEH; via the coding sequence ATGGGACACGATGAGTACCAGAAACACGATGCGAAGATACTGACTCCCTCGTTCATAGTCCTCCTGACCCTGACCCTGATCGGGTTTGCGCTGATTCTTCTCCGTTTTGTAAAGGGGATCGGCGCGGTCTCGAACATGAGCGACGGCTACCCCTGGGGAATCTGGATTACCTACGACGTCGCCACCGGCACAGCCATCGCTTGCGGCGGCTACGCTATGGCAATCCTGGTCTATATCAGAAACCGTATGCATTATCATCCCATGATTCGTTCCGCCATCCTGACCAGCATGTTCGGTTATGGGCTGGCTGGCTTCTCGGTCATGGTGGACGTTGGGCGCCCCTGGAACGCCTACAATTTTTTCGTCCCCTCCAAGTGGCAGGCCAACTCGGCCATGTTCGAAGTGGCCGTATGCGTCATGGCTTACACGACGGTCCTGATCATGGAGTTTCTACCCGCCATTCTGACGACGCTGGAAAAGACCGAGTGGAAGACCTTGCAGCATCTGCTGGACCGGGTGTACTCACGCTTGGGCATGGAACGGCCCGAGCGGATCGGCGACCGGCTCGACAAGGTCAAGGAGTTGGCAGCCTGGGCTCGTCCCCGGCTCGACAAAATACTGATATTCATCATTGTTTTGGGTATCACCCTGCCGACCATGCACCAGTCGTCCCTCGGCTCGCTTTTGCTGATCGCTTCGACCAAACTGCATCCGCTGTGGCATACCGGTTTTCTGCCGTTGTTGTTCCTCATCAACTGCATGTATATCGGCTACTCCATCGCCATCCTGGAGTCGGTCCTCTCGTGTTACGCCTTCAAGCGCCCCTTTGAAACCAAGGAACTTTCAGGATTGGCACGGATCATCCCTTGGCTGACAGTCATCTGGCTCAGCGTCGTCATCGGAGACTTGGCTTGGCGCGGGCAACTGGCCAAAGCAGTTTCCTTTGACTTTTACTCGCGCTTCTTCCTACTGGAATTCTGCCTGATCGCCGGCGGCTCCCTGCTCCTGTTCAGCAAGCGCAGAAGGGAATCCATCCGCTGGCTGTTCGTATCAGCCGCCTTGATCGTACTGGGCGGCGCCCTGTACCGCTTCAATGTCTATCTGATCGGCTTCAACCCCGGCAAGGGGTGGCATTACTTCCCGGCCCTCGCAGAGGTGATGATCACGGTCGGAATCGTTGCCTTCGAGATCTTGGGCTACCAGGTACTGGTCAAGATACTGCCGGTTCTGCCGAAGCTGCATACCCGCGAGCAACTCGCGGAAGCACATCAGCACACCGTGGGAAAAAAGGCTTTGGAACACTGA
- the hybA gene encoding hydrogenase 2 operon protein HybA, which produces MAKPSRRQFLKIMGATGAALLAGKKASANEGHKINNETIGMLYDATKCVGCKACMSACKRVNGDYGSLSYERAKFDTDGLWDAPEDLSGSTRTLIKLFKQSEQEWSYVKYSCMHCQKPSCVSVCPVAAMTRDPETGIVDYNKNTCIGCRYCQVACAFNIPKFQWEKAIPQIVKCDLCKNTNLPKKGISACAEVCPAGAIMFGKRKDLLEEAEKRLRENPGKYINHIYGAHEVGGTNHLYLASMQFNKLGLPTLKEDAPAEFSEKIQHTIYKGFIAPVALYSTLCFIAVKNMKGHGEAEKEHDTKTDEGGDH; this is translated from the coding sequence ATGGCAAAACCGAGTAGACGCCAGTTCCTCAAAATCATGGGTGCCACCGGCGCAGCCCTGCTGGCTGGTAAGAAGGCCTCGGCCAACGAGGGGCATAAGATCAACAATGAAACCATCGGCATGCTGTACGACGCCACCAAGTGCGTCGGCTGCAAGGCCTGCATGTCGGCCTGCAAGCGGGTAAACGGCGACTACGGCAGCCTTTCCTACGAGCGCGCCAAGTTTGACACCGACGGCCTGTGGGATGCCCCGGAGGATCTATCAGGCAGCACTCGTACCCTGATCAAGCTCTTCAAACAGTCGGAGCAGGAGTGGTCCTACGTCAAATACTCCTGTATGCACTGTCAGAAACCCTCCTGCGTTTCGGTCTGCCCGGTTGCCGCCATGACGCGTGATCCGGAAACCGGCATCGTGGACTACAACAAGAACACCTGCATCGGTTGCCGCTACTGCCAGGTGGCCTGCGCGTTCAACATCCCCAAATTCCAGTGGGAGAAGGCGATCCCCCAGATCGTTAAATGTGACCTGTGCAAAAACACCAACCTGCCGAAGAAAGGAATCAGCGCATGCGCCGAAGTATGCCCGGCCGGTGCGATCATGTTCGGCAAACGGAAAGATCTGCTGGAAGAAGCTGAAAAGCGGCTGCGGGAAAATCCGGGCAAGTACATCAACCACATTTATGGCGCGCACGAAGTGGGTGGCACCAACCACCTCTATCTCGCCAGCATGCAGTTCAACAAGCTTGGCCTGCCGACCCTAAAGGAGGATGCGCCTGCCGAATTCTCCGAAAAGATCCAGCATACCATCTACAAGGGTTTCATCGCCCCAGTTGCGCTCTACAGTACGCTCTGCTTCATCGCGGTTAAAAACATGAAGGGGCACGGCGAAGCGGAGAAAGAGCATGATACAAAAACCGACGAGGGGGGAGACCACTGA
- a CDS encoding hydrogenase small subunit translates to MTEKGLFPGVTRRDFMKTCMTVSAMLGLPYGMVTKVAQAAQKSDNRPAVIWLHFQECTGCSESLLRSTHPTVSNLILDMISLDYHETLMVGSGFQAEKSLTDSMLANKGNYILVVEGAIPTKDNGIYCKVHGKTSLDSLKHAAEGAAAIISMGTCASYGGIQSVGPNPTGAVGVRDIVKDKPIINIPGCPPNPYNFLSTVLYYVTFKKLPELDQMGRPKFAFGRRIHEHCERRPHFDAGRFARAFGDEGHSQGYCLYKLGCKGPATYANCSVLRFNDVGAWPVSIGHPCIGCTEPDLLFKTAIADKVQIHEPTPFDSYAPIDLKEKGKGPDPLTTGVIGLAAGAAIGAGVMMAKKLPDGPEKGDDHGKTE, encoded by the coding sequence ATGACAGAAAAGGGCCTTTTCCCCGGCGTTACCCGTCGAGACTTCATGAAGACCTGCATGACCGTATCGGCCATGTTGGGACTTCCCTACGGGATGGTTACCAAAGTTGCCCAAGCGGCCCAGAAGAGCGACAACAGGCCAGCAGTGATATGGCTCCACTTCCAGGAGTGTACCGGTTGTTCGGAATCGCTTTTGCGTTCGACGCATCCGACCGTTTCCAACTTGATCCTTGACATGATCTCCCTTGACTATCATGAGACCCTCATGGTCGGTTCCGGCTTCCAGGCCGAAAAATCCTTGACTGATTCCATGTTGGCCAACAAAGGAAATTATATCCTGGTCGTAGAGGGCGCCATCCCCACCAAGGACAACGGCATCTACTGCAAGGTTCACGGTAAAACATCCCTGGATTCGCTGAAGCATGCCGCCGAGGGCGCTGCCGCCATCATCTCGATGGGCACCTGCGCCAGCTACGGCGGTATCCAGTCCGTCGGCCCCAACCCCACCGGGGCCGTAGGGGTCCGCGACATCGTCAAGGACAAGCCGATCATCAACATTCCCGGCTGCCCACCCAACCCTTACAACTTCCTTTCAACCGTCCTCTACTATGTAACGTTCAAAAAACTGCCCGAACTGGATCAGATGGGCCGTCCCAAATTTGCTTTCGGCCGCAGAATCCATGAACACTGCGAGCGTCGTCCTCACTTCGATGCCGGTCGTTTCGCCCGCGCCTTCGGCGACGAAGGGCACAGCCAGGGTTACTGCCTCTACAAGCTGGGTTGCAAGGGACCGGCCACCTATGCCAACTGTTCGGTGCTGCGCTTCAATGATGTGGGCGCCTGGCCGGTTTCCATAGGTCATCCCTGCATTGGCTGCACCGAGCCGGACCTGCTGTTCAAGACCGCTATCGCCGACAAGGTTCAGATTCACGAACCAACGCCGTTCGACAGTTATGCACCGATCGACCTGAAGGAAAAGGGCAAAGGCCCTGATCCTCTGACCACCGGCGTCATCGGCCTGGCTGCCGGCGCAGCCATCGGTGCGGGCGTCATGATGGCCAAGAAACTGCCGGACGGCCCGGAGAAGGGAGATGATCATGGCAAAACCGAGTAG
- a CDS encoding sigma-54 dependent transcriptional regulator: MPSVFVCDDEADILRYLDKLLSANGYRVETFLRGNELLKRVKAPGAVECDVILQDVRMPDMDGLQVLKHLRSERPEVPVVIMTAHGTIDDAVQAIKLGAYDYITKPFPKEKLLTVLDRLLDHHRLANENLMLRKELQRGTGRSETMIFRSARFREVYDLTLQVASSDANILILGESGTGKELIASTIHANSPRAGKPFVSLNCAALSDTLLESQLFGHVRGAFTGAVINQKGLVEEADGGTLFLDEIGDVSPTVQAKLLRVIQEKDFIAVGSTRPRKVDVRFVAATNKDLANEVRDGRFREDLYYRLNVITVNLPSLRERREDIEPLARHFLNIYTAKMKKEVRDFEDEALTMLQDYDWPGNVRELENVMERAVILARSNTITAALLPIGRRRETATAPHGAPPLVALDEVERQHIKAVLKRTGFHKSRTAEILGISRKTLDRKIVEFGLSAGRAE, from the coding sequence ATGCCAAGTGTGTTTGTATGTGATGATGAAGCGGATATTCTTCGCTATCTCGATAAGCTTTTGAGTGCGAACGGCTACCGTGTTGAGACCTTCTTGCGCGGTAACGAACTTTTAAAGCGTGTAAAAGCTCCGGGTGCCGTGGAGTGCGACGTGATCCTGCAGGATGTACGCATGCCCGACATGGACGGTCTTCAGGTTCTCAAGCATCTCCGCAGTGAGCGCCCGGAGGTGCCGGTGGTCATCATGACGGCGCACGGTACGATTGACGATGCGGTTCAGGCTATCAAACTGGGAGCTTATGACTATATCACCAAGCCTTTTCCAAAAGAGAAGCTGCTGACGGTTCTTGACCGACTGCTCGACCACCACCGGTTGGCCAATGAAAACCTCATGCTGCGCAAGGAACTGCAACGGGGGACCGGCCGTTCCGAAACCATGATCTTCAGAAGCGCCCGTTTCCGTGAGGTGTACGACCTGACCTTGCAGGTCGCCTCCAGCGATGCTAACATCCTGATTCTGGGAGAGTCGGGCACCGGTAAGGAACTTATCGCCAGCACCATCCACGCCAACAGCCCGCGGGCCGGCAAACCATTTGTCTCCCTGAACTGCGCCGCTCTCTCGGATACCCTTCTGGAAAGCCAGCTTTTCGGACATGTGCGCGGCGCCTTCACCGGTGCGGTGATCAACCAGAAAGGGCTGGTGGAGGAGGCAGATGGCGGGACGCTTTTTCTGGATGAGATCGGCGATGTCAGTCCGACGGTTCAGGCCAAGTTACTGCGAGTGATTCAGGAAAAGGACTTCATTGCCGTCGGTTCTACCCGGCCCCGCAAGGTGGATGTGCGTTTCGTCGCCGCCACCAACAAGGACCTGGCGAACGAGGTTCGGGATGGACGTTTTCGTGAGGATCTTTATTACCGTCTGAACGTTATCACTGTCAACCTGCCCTCCCTGCGTGAGCGGCGTGAGGATATAGAGCCGCTGGCGCGCCATTTCCTGAATATCTATACCGCAAAGATGAAGAAAGAGGTCCGCGATTTCGAGGATGAAGCGCTGACAATGCTGCAGGACTACGACTGGCCGGGTAATGTGCGCGAGTTGGAGAACGTTATGGAGCGTGCCGTCATTTTGGCCCGTTCCAATACCATCACCGCTGCCCTGCTTCCTATCGGGAGGAGGCGTGAAACAGCGACAGCTCCCCATGGTGCGCCTCCTCTGGTGGCACTGGATGAGGTGGAGCGGCAACATATCAAGGCAGTATTGAAGCGGACCGGTTTCCACAAGAGCCGTACGGCCGAGATTCTCGGTATATCCCGCAAGACACTGGACCGTAAGATCGTCGAATTCGGCCTGAGTGCCGGCCGGGCCGAATGA